A region from the Triticum urartu cultivar G1812 chromosome 1, Tu2.1, whole genome shotgun sequence genome encodes:
- the LOC125551414 gene encoding uncharacterized protein At1g15400-like yields the protein MAELQRSSQTFRRSGSSGLIWEERLMPKDQNQRNQGAAGEAEVNGLELKELRHSRSNGSRGGVQRRCSDGAERGGMPSDINQAFRTRHVPPALDPPSPKFARCMFCGTFRKEGPSQPSEPRRY from the coding sequence ATGGCAGAGCTGCAGAGATCTTCCCAAACATTTAggaggtctggttcatctggtcTGATCTGGGAGGAGAGGCTTATGCCTAAAGACCAGAACCAGAGGAATCAAGGGGCAGCTGGGGAGGCAGAGGTCAACGGCTTAGAACTCAAGGAGCTAAGGCACTCTCGTAGCAACGGGTCCAGGGGAGGTGTGCAGCGTAGGTGCAGTGACGGTGCAGAGCGCGGTGGCATGCCCAGCGACATCAACCAGGCCTTTCGTACTCGGCATGTTCCGCCAGCTCTTGATCCACCTTCACCCAAGTTTGCTCGATGCATGTTCTGTGGAACTTTTAGGAAGGAAGGTCCCTCACAACCTTCCGAACCCAGAAGGTACTAA
- the LOC125551413 gene encoding zinc finger CCCH domain-containing protein 34-like has translation MVSAAAEEGEDPRWRRSNTDCVFFLVSRVSCTKGSKCEYRHCEGARFNPRNCWYWFHGSCVNPSCTFRHPPMENFNRTKSLTVPPSSDGSISVKTANPCYFYYSSGCKKGDNCPFLHEPTPNTESAISSEATTFNPAVNENSAGDEMVEALKGAHTSPCQDTLYHIKKCHSKEVPESIYLEFDGPISVTPETSIDTGEYIKCFTHSDQSSEYSTMDDAEQDESRDSSPGFDVLVDDGLSNKNDLEKQLAQKRDAQVLHAKYDIGDPVCYDRDYYDSWYYGQAFCSFDDQHGYVSHPEGVQDPDVETTLGHIPHNTRKLAVPSSNEYDRMFFNSSFIGSAADDVFPRQHTETRHASKRRPEKRKGAKSRKGRTKRRRGLEPVSGFQGIESRSTHYRQEFYIEECPQSVVCATFRGQKKKRRGKQHNVISARSSEHPTTDFTGPKTLAQIKEENCVSKSRFSHSAARMPHGGSFSNDFEGPKSLTELLKAKDRVSIS, from the exons ATGGTCtccgcggcggcggaggagggcgAGGACCCGCGCTGGAGGAGGAGCAACACGGACTGCGTCTTCTTCCTCGTCTCCCGCGTCAGCTGCACCAAG GGGTCCAAGTGCGAGTACCGCCACTGCGAGGGCGCGCGGTTCAACCCCAGGAACTGCTGGTACTGGTTCCACGGCAGCTGCGTCAACCCAAGCTGCACCTTTCGCCACCCT CCAATGGAAAATTTCAACAGAACCAAGTCCTTGACAGTCCCACCCTCATCAGATGGTTCTATTTCTGTCAAGACAGCCAATCCTTGTTATTTCTACTATAGCTCTGGCTGCAAAAAAGGTGACAATTGCCCCTTCCTACATGAGCCAACCCCTAACACTGAATCAGCGATTTCTTCTGAGGCTACTACTTTCAATCCTGCTGTCAATGAAAATTCCGCTGGAGATGAGATGGTTGAGGCATTGAAGGGTGCTCACACAAGTCCTTGTCAGGACACCTTGTACCACATAAAGAAATGCCACTCAAAAGAAGTTCCTGAGTCAATATATCTCGAATTTGATGGTCCTATTTCGGTCACGCCTGAAACATCAATTGACACTGGTGAATACATAAAGTGTTTCACCCACTCAGATCAGAGCTCAGAATATTCAACAATGGACGACGCAGAGCAAGATGAAAGTCGTGATTCCTCCCCTGGATTTGATGTGCTCGTTGATGATGGGCTCTCTAACAAGAATGACCTTGAGAAACAATTGGCGCAGAAAAGAGATGCTCAGGTGCTTCATGCGAAATATGATATTGGAGATCCAGTCTGTTATGATCGGGATTATTATGATTCATGGTACTATGGGCAAGCATTTTGTAGCTTTGATGATCAACATGGTTATGTTAGTCATCCTGAAGGAGTTCAAGACCCTGATGTTGAGACCACTTTGGGACACATACCACACAATACAAGAAAGCTTGCAGTGCCAAGTTCTAATGAGTATGATAGAATGTTCTTCAATTCCAGCTTCATCGGCTCAGCAGCAGATGATGTGTTTCCTCGTCAGCATACTGAGACAAGACACGCTTCAAAGAGAAGACCTGAGAAGAGAAAAGGTGCCAAGAGCAGGAAGGGTCGCACTAAGAGGCGTCGGGGTCTTGAACCCGTGAGTGGTTTCCAAGGCATTGAATCAAGATCCACTCATTACAGGCAAGAGTTCTACATAGAGGAGTGTCCTCAGTCTGTTGTCTGTGCTACCTTCAGGGGGCAGAAGAAGAAACGTAGAGGAAAACAGCACAATGTAATTTCTGCTAGATCTTCTGAACATCCTACCACAGATTTTACTGGGCCAAAGACCCTAGCTCAGATAAAAGAAGAGAATTGTGTATCTAAGTCACGCTTTAGCCACTCTGCTGCTCGCATGCCTCATGGGGGTTCTTTCTCAAATGATTTTGAAGGCCCAAAATCTCTGACTGAGCTTCTCAAGGCTAAGGATAGGGTTTCAATTAGCTAG